From the genome of Delphinus delphis chromosome 8, mDelDel1.2, whole genome shotgun sequence, one region includes:
- the LIPT2 gene encoding octanoyl-[acyl-carrier-protein]:protein N-octanoyltransferase LIPT2, mitochondrial, translating into MRQPAVRLLRLSQVPYAELLALQERWLRRLQAETGTEAGALLLCEPAGPVYTAGLRGGLTSEEATRLRALGADVRAIGRGGLATFHGPGQLLCHPVLDLRLLGLRLRAHVAALEACAVRLCELQGLPGARARPPPYTGVWLGERKICAIGVRCGRHITSHGLALNCSTDLTWFEHIVPCGLVGTGVTSLSKELQRHVTVDEVIPHFLEAFKETYKCTLISEDSPS; encoded by the exons ATGAGGCAACCGGCGGTACGGCTGCTGCGGCTGAGTCAGGTGCCGTATGCCGAGCTGCTGGCGCTGCAGGAGCGCTGGCTGCGGCGGCTGCAGGCCGAGACAGGGACCGAGGCGGGCGCGCTCCTGCTCTGCGAGCCCGCGGGGCCCGTGTACACCGCCGGACTGCGCGGCGGCCTGACGTCCGAGGAGGCGACGCGGCTGCGGGCCTTGGGTGCCGATGTGCGCGCCATTGGCCGCGGCGGCCTAGCCACCTTCCACGGCCCGGGCCAGCTGCTCTGCCACCCCGTACTCGACCTGCGACTCCTTGGCCTGCGCCTGCGCGCCCACGTGGCGGCGCTGGAGGCGTGCGCCGTGCGCCTGTGCGAGCTCCAGGGCCTACCAGGTGCCCGCGCACGGCCCCCACCCTACACCGGCGTCTGGCTGGGCGAGCGCAAGATCTGCGCAATCG GAGTCCGCTGTGGAAGGCACATTACATCTCACGGCCTGGCGCTGAACTGTTCTACGGACCTCACGTGGTTTGAGCACATTGTGCCCTGTGGGCTGGTTGGGACAGGTGTCACTTCCCTGAGTAAGGAGCTCCAGAGGCATGTCACTGTGGATGAAGTAATACCACATTTCCTTGAGGCCTTTAAAGAGACCTACAAGTGCACATTGATCTCAGAGGACAGCCCCAGCTGA